The Juglans regia cultivar Chandler chromosome 1, Walnut 2.0, whole genome shotgun sequence nucleotide sequence CTTCGTTAAGAATCCGAATGAACCATTCATGGAGGTCCACCAAGGTAGGTTGGTTCTCAAGGCCATGAGTACTAGTAGTATTATTATGATGGTTCTGATGAAGATTGGAATCTGGGGTGGTGGGATTGGGGAAGTGCTGCTTGAGGAGCTTCTTAAGGGGCTTGTAGCAGAGGAACTTGTCCCTCCACTCAGGGAGGGTCTCCTCCATGTGGGTCGTGAACTCCTTCCCGAATTTCATTGTTCGCTATGATTGATTTCTGAATGAgcagaatatatttatatatatatatatatataaatattgccTCAAAGATGATTATGCCGTCTGGCGTGCGGAAGAGGTGCTTGTGTCTTATGCATAtctgaatgaatgaattatgAATCAGAAGGACAAAAGGGGTGTGAAAGAATTTTGGAATATATGGTGCCGGTGCTATTACTGTTTCcaatctttttatttctttatttttttttttgaaaaaatttattcatcatctcaattctcatcattttctcatcatctcataatatgacattaaatataagtttacaaataaaatataataaataatttctaatcatctaatgtcacattataAGATGATGCAAGttaggatgatgaatagtattAGTGAACGAAACAATccgtttgaatagtaagataagatagaataattttagataaaagttaaaagttgaataaaatattatttttgtattagaattttaaaaagttaaattatgtattatattttatataaaaattttaaaaaattataataatgaaattaaataaaacatttcactattcaaactagGCCTAAATCGACCCAAATTTGGCCAGCAAATGATACAAGCAAATTCAGcatcaaatgaataatgatataagGATGATGCTAGGAGCTGTAGCATgtacatgtgttttttttaaagttattttttatatagattttttaatatttttaaaaaataaaataaatttagaacatcattaaaaacactttcttaatcaaaaagtaaaaaaaaaaaatgattaaaaaatactttcttaatcacgaagtaaaataaaaaatcataaaaatatgattttttattttacttcgtgattaagaaaatattatttaataatattatgattttttttattttttaaaaatatttaaaaattttatataaaaaaaatagaaactacacataataaaatacactagagctccaacGGGatcccccagcgggagctctagcattttccatgaaATAAACTACacaatcaatttattttatgttttaataatttatttacccGATATATTACACTTGCATCTTACTTTCATGTTGATGTAACAAGAATTATTACAAGCACAAAgagagaatataaaataaatctataaactgatgtgacttcataaaatctattaaatctattttataataaaaataattttacaatctaacgtactacatcaaatcacattaatttatgagtttaattctatataatatctTTGTATAATCAATTTCCTTTTAAGTAAGGGGTTTGAACTAATAATGGAAATGTTATTAAGCTCTTGTTCGAGTTTTCCGCACTTTGAATTAACATTCTTTTGAAAATAGTAAATGGGCTGTTCGAGATTCCTTTTATTTGTCAAATCAAACCTGTGTTTCTTCCTCCTAACAAAAAGAGCATATTATTCATTAATGGAAACAAAAACACTCATCAGACGAATTTTAAGCTATTTATTGGATCATTTAATGATCAGTCCACAGGAGCAGAACAGCACAATTGAAGCACCAAAAAGAGGTAGACCACAGAAAGATGACAAGCGAAAAAATGACACtgttagatatttaaaaaaggaaaaaagaacacGGTAGGCTATGCGCCATAAGATCCCGGATCTTTGACTGGAAATGTTGAACCTAAATGTTTTCCAGGGCCTGAAGTATATCAGCCTTCAAGTCTTCAAAATCTTCGACTCCAAAGCTATATCGAACCAGGTTATCCTTTATCCCATACTTGAGCCTTTCTGACTGAGGTAGATCCCTGTTTCAAAATGATTGAAACACAAGTCAGCAAATAAACTCTCACTTcacttaattataaaatataaaccgGCATATCTATCATCAATTACATACTCAGGAAACTTGCTTGACTACATAGTATCTTCATGGCTCATTCTAAAGTCCATAAAGGCCAATTCACTTAGGCGTTGCTTGGTCCAGAATATAGGGAAATATTCCCTATTAATAGATCCTTAAAAGCTAAAAGATTAAAACCGTCCAATATGTGAGGCTCCACTTGGTCCCACAAAAATCCTTGTAGAAAGTAGAAACAATTACTGCAAGGAACAAATCCCCTAGACTCTACATTCCAGTGAACACCAAATCTTGCAAGATCACACATCTTTGGATTTTCCATTGGTGGAGTGAAGTTGATTCGGTTGTGAAGATATCTACGGTGCTCGGGGCAGAACCATTACAAATAAAAACAGAAGTAAATTTATGATACCATGTGATGTGGAACTTGAAGGATTACCAGTAAGACATAATTGCTGGCTGATCCACAATGCTTTCACAGCCACCAAAGGATGGGGCAATGTATGGGATTTTCAGTGAGTCAACAAATTTTATGGTGGTCTGTAGGTCTCCATCAACCTGCATAGTTGAACAATGAACATTTATAGTGAAATGTGGCATGCCATAAACAGAGGCGCACAAACTACAAAATGTACCCCCGATGTCAACGCGTTAAAGCAGTTAGAAATAATCACCTCAAAACTGACCACACCACCAAAACCAGTCATTTGTTGCTTGGCAAGGTCATGTTCAGGATGACTTGGCAAGCCAGGATAATACACACGCTTCACCTGCCAATAATATCATGTGATTAcgtcaattataaaaaataccaaaCAGGAAGCTCATAACTAATTCACGGAATTTTGAATCTTTCCTATAATAATAGGAGCATCTTCATTGATAAATAATATGGTGATggagaaaattacaaataatatatcaatgatcatcatcaatatagaagaaaaagtttgaaagaCGCTAATTAAGGACAATGATTACTAGGCATTTAGAACAATCAGAGTATAATTTACCTCACCAAACACATAACAATGCAATATGTGAGAGCAAAACCCGGGCACATGCATAGAGCAGAAGTGGCATGGGTGATGTGCTAGCTATGCATCTACTGCCATGAGAGATGATGAGGCAAGGTTAGTGATTTAACAAAGAGTGTGGAGATGATGGTGGCAGCAAGAACCGGCTTGTAGAGGTAGGGTTATTAACAAAGTATGTATATGACCTTACTGGTCCATATCATCAGATGAAAGCCAGGAAAGCAATTGCATGTCGATTATAGGGTAGTCAGATCTAGTCCTGGTGGAGctccaaaaattttatgatgATAACAGGGTGATCTTAGGGCGgtaaatcggtccggtccggtctggtgtTCTGTCTATCATTTTCCCCGGACCAGACCAAACATCCATAGGGATTGGACCGGACTGGTAGCTATGGTTGGTCCggcctaattattttattattttttcatatttttgttttcaaataaattaataaaaaaattatttaaattactaaattaaaattgagtaaattattaatgtggcttatgtaactaactcattaaaaaaatattttcctataattatatttatgatattgatAGTTAGTAATTACTAACTaagactttactctttagtatacataattattaataatgtcatacattttatatatggttaatgaatatctaataatttcattatacatatattattcaTGCTTGCTAGCAacttatgtatttaaaaaaaaaattacctaattattttaattaagtgtaaatagtagagtatgtatgaatgcatgatgtattaactatttacatataatgacataaattatcgcatgatttatgatttattattaattgataacatatattattttatattttacatgatcaatgataataaattagatgaaaattatatcattaaattataatataaaaataatatattaaattattaaaaatattttaaaaatatatatataggggtttGGTCCGATTCCGTCCAGTCCAGTCCAGTCCAAAATTTGTAAACCCtagtccggaccggaccaaatgTCATTGGTCCATATATTTTGGGACCaagaccaaccggtccggtccggaccaaattatttacacccctagataaCCCCTAGTGATCATAGCCCAAGCAAGCAGGAAAATAGCAGCACAGAAATAGTGTTGTGGTGTTTCAACATGCTACATAAGGTAGTCGCGGCGTAATTGTTGGGAATTCAATTTACACTAGGGATTCAACAGTTGTAAACATCAATTTAGGGCCTGTTTTGAGAACACAACTGTTCTTAggtattctcagatattctcatatttcctttccaaatatcaatcaaacacaacatttttcaatttcaaattttcaactttttcatctaatcattacaatttttccaaaaccccaaactaaacacaaaaccttatacaacttttccaaacttccaaagaaaaataatattaaaacattatattaaaacaattttttaactttataatattttaattcaatttttctctcccctttttcaaaatctaataaaatatcttaactcaaactatttcattactattcacaaactatttcactaccattcacagatattcttaatatccaaacaaccccttaaTCAATACCTTAGGATGTGCCTCTAAAATTTTGGCCATCCCCAACGCTGTTGAATTCTGCTGCTGTACACGAAGATGCAGTGTCTTCATGCCTCGGATGATAAGGTACGCGGCATtctgtaaaggaaaaaaattacaaatcataatCATGGAGCTTAAGATGCATTATATTTGCAATAGTTAACAATAAAAGCCACAAATCTTGTGAAGACTATACAAATGACTTACTGGGTTGAGAGCACCACCCAAAATATGGTGCAAATTACAAACTTCTGAGACCAACTTCATGGAACCACTAATACAACCTGCAAGGACCTGTAATTGGAAGAATTCTTGTGCTTAACTTCATAATTATTGACAGCCTAATTGTTTACATTGTTCTAATAAGCCAACTTACATCATTGTGGCCCCCAAGGTACTTTGTGGCAGAATGCAGAACAAGATCAGCTCCGAGGGCAAGGGCCTTCTGGTTGAGAGGTGTTGCAAAGGTACCATCTATGCAGACCAATGCTCCTCTTCCATGGCAAAGCTCTGAAACCAGCTTGATATCAACACATCTAAGAAATGGGTTGGTGGGCGACTCTgtgaagaaaagagaaacctACATTGCAAGTATAATGCCACCAAACTCAGGATCTTGCATCTTCACAACAATAGACTACTTTTATGGACGCTAGCCAACCGCTATCTTCATTACTCACTTTGTTCTTATTCAGTGCAGATTCCAAGGCTCCTACGTCTGCTGGGTCAATGACAGTAGCCTGCACGAGTGATAATTATTATCAAGACCAAATCcgttaagggcaggtttggggggtgagatgagaattttatgttttgttttgaagtttaaaatattatgttttaatattattattgttgtgggatttgaaaaatgtgtattgggatttgaaaaagttgaattgtttattatattttgtatggggatttgaaaaatgtgtaatgatgagatgagatgagatgaaaattttgtgttttgtcttatgccccaaacctgccctaaatgaaattttaaaaagagcaCCGAAATACCCCATTCCCTCTCAGTAAATCACGCTCTTTGGGTAGGACCAGCTCTTCTGAGACAAGAAGGGCACAAATACTGAACTCCTCCTCATTTCAAAATGTCAATAGATATGGAACATGTTTGGCAACCTAAATACATGAAACAAAAGCAtgcaaataacaaaacaaaaaaaaggagcaAAACAATACTGTGATCCCCATTCTAGGAAGAACGGTCTCGATGAATATCCTAGTCTTTCGATAGCAATCAGTTGTCGTCACAAGATGCCCACCAGCTGGCACCAATGCCATCAACAGGACTGTGCTAGCACACATTCCAGATGCCATTATCAGGGTCGATTCAGCCCCCTCAAGTGCACTGAATACAGGAATGAGAAGTACAAACATAACCTCAGTAAACATTCAATCAATTAGATGAAAATCATAAAGAAAACTAGGCAACAAAGTCATGCCTTATCTTTTCCTCTGAAACCACCGTGGTCGGATTGCCATAGCGGCCGTACTCAAAACTTGCCCGTCGTTTCTCCTATCCCATTAGATAAAAGACACATTAATCCATCCAAATGAAGAAAATTACTTTCTATTTCAATTTCTTGCTTCCCAACAGAGcccttttcaattaattaatcgACGAATAATGCTGAGAAGGCATTTCATTACAATGTTTGCaacttttttttagaagtaatcAATCTCTATTGTACACACAAAAGGCATAACTTAAGTAGGTACAAAgttcaaatattaaatacttatatattttttttataatagtaggaaaatgatactttgTCCTACAATACAAATGAGTTATCTacctttttcttattcattcaTAAATGCTCAATTACCACTCAATATAtaacccattttttctttatgaatgaaaaaaaaaagtaggtaaCTCATTtgtattcataaatattttctccACTCGATCAcctttctggttttttttttttaatttaaattttactttccacttttacttattaaaaaaaaaaaagtcttcaaAAGTgagaagatttaaaaaaaaaaataaaaaaaaggcgGGAATTGAACGGTAATTCAGGGGCTAGTAGCATTGTCAAATGAACATATAATACACAcagacatacatacatatatattgctAATACCACGTAAAGGAAATGCAGCAGACCGAAATGGCAAAAATGTCTTCAAAAAACATTTGCATACCTTGAAATCAATGAGCTGAGCAGTGTTGTCAAAAAAGTAGGCAGAAGTATTAACCACTGGTGTGGTAATTCCGTCAGTCACTATCCCGCGTCCAGATCTCTCACCTATACATGCCACCGAAATGCAATTATGGTATGAAAAACAAGCATCAAACTTTcaagtataaaagaaaaaatggagaacataaaaagaaaaaagttccgTCACCAGCATGGATAGTGAGGCTCCCATCGAAGCTAAAAACCGAGGGCTTGGATTTAGGAAAACCCTCGAGCTCCAAGTTTAGACCCCCAATCACACTACGATCCACTTCCTTCTCTATCAACGCCACACCATCCACGGCTGCAGCATCGACAGACGGTGGGATCGGCTCGGTGGCGGATGGAGAGGCTGCTGAGGCCGCCGCAGCCGCCGCCGAAGATGAAGCTGGGTTGTTGGACCACGAGGCCGCGACGATATGGGCGACGCCGATGTTGCTGCAGTTCCTGCGGGCCTTAGTGCTAAGCTGGCGGACGAAGTTGGGAGGGAAGCGGAAGATCAGGGACGAAAGGCTACCGTGGAACGAAGCCGTTCCACGCGCCGGTTTGAGCCCGCCAGCGAATCGGCCGTGGCTCCGTTTCCTATCCCCTCCGATATTCGGCGCACCTGAGAAGTCGGGTTCAGAGCAACTCTCGAAGGAGAAGACCCTAGGACAAGTGGACACGGCCATTCCGATACGACACTTTCTTGCCACTGACACACCGGCGACGTTTGGACGCTGTCTTCTCGCTATCTGTTTCGGAGAAATGCTGAAGGTTGTTTGGGTTTGGCCGATGACGAAGCATTCGACAGCTCTTAATACGCGGTTGTTGTTTGTCGTTTTTTGTTTTGCTGTTTGTTTGTTTCagtgttatttttttaagaaaatattatttctacttatcatttttattttttcttatatgtaaTAAGTGTCAATAAGCAGGTAGATAtcgttcataatttttttccattttatccCTACTTTTCAATTTGTCTTCCCACTCTGTCCCTCGTATCTGTTGGCTATCTTCCTAATCTCGTCTTTTTATTTTCCCACTCTGTACATTTCAAATTCGTTTTCTTGTCTTCTTCTCCAGAGTCTTCTATCCTTCAGCTTTCGAGAgctttttcttgtctttttctcAATAGCCTTCGATCATTTAGCTTCTCGAAATCTCATTCTTTCCTTCTGAATCTTCGTCTTTcctatgatttttaatttttaattttttcttttgttttccacCGCTCTTATTAGATTCtgaattttgcttttttttttccccaccgCCTTCACCGCTCTTCTTTCTTGTGATTCCTAATTTCTTGTCTTCTTGTTTTCCCTCTCTctattttcaatttgttttcctGTCTTCTTCTCCAAAGCCTTCGATCTTTCAGGTTCTCGAAATTCAGCTCGTCCCAATTTAAGTAtggaaattacataaaagtcaAAAGTGAAATGATTGGTAATGGAATCGGTGCTCGCTCCGTTTGGAtgctatataaaaatattacagatCGCTCCCTCGAGTTGTATTTGtttctcctttctcttcctAAGTGTTTCCGTCCAACATTTGTTTACGATTTTGTTGAATTCCCGTGTCTTCATCTTAcaagattttgatttatttatttttttcaccctTTTCCACCGCTTCTGCGGTATAagaataattttcttctttaatttctattcttttgctctagatttttttttttttttttttaccaccgCTTGCTGATAAGATTgatcttcatcttttttatttcctaATGTTTTGTTCTTatcagattttgttttttttttcccctattttCCACCGCTTCAACCGCTTGCCGCTTGGGAAAAGAAATCGGATGTATTTATTTGTGTCGGTGCGTTGAGTACTGGCAAAAGTTGAACCCACCGAGGGTGAAGAATGGTGTGTAGAATGGTATCGCTGgcgaagaagaaaatgaaaggaacaGTGCCagtttatcatctcatctcatctcatcattacacatttttcaaatccccatacaaaatataataaacaattcaattttttcaaatcccaatacacatttttcaaatcccaaaacaataataataccaaaacttaatattttaaacttcaaaacaaaacacaaaattctcatctcaccccccaaacctaccctcaATGTTTACGATCTGACGCCGATTAATGGCTACGCGTACTGGCTCGGCCTTGGGGTCTACCATTCCGGCGTGCaaggtgagatttttttttatagtatgggctatattatatttatctatttatttcccttttttaaatcatgggtcgtttatttattttaaacgtTTTTTAGGGTTTTCGGTGCTAAGATTGTAAAGGAAGATGAATGAGAGAAACGAAAAGCTAGGTTTTTAACGGCTAATTGAACTTGGGGATGTCATAAGATGCCTATTATTCCATGTTTCGTTGCATTTTTCTTCTTGGGTTCAAGTTCAGATCTGTAGTCTGTTTGTTTAGGAGCTGAGTGATGGaaacccagtttttttttttttttttgtggaatcGGGTGAGGAGTGATATATTCCAAAGAAAAGTAATTGTGTTGTATGCATGattatttctttgtttggaaagtgaggaaaagaaaaactttaattaactaaatatatCTAACTATGTGGCTTTATTTGGGTTGGCTCGAGTTTCTTAATATTCCagcaaacaagaaaattatagacGAAACTATTTTGTGACCCTTAATTTTCGGCAGCCAAATAAATGGTAAATGAGGGAATTAAATTCTGTAGTAGATATGCTAGCATATTTGTTAACTCCATCAAATCATAAGCAGTTCTAGATTTTTACTTTTGCGATGGTTGTGggattttcttgttaattttgGTACAGTTCATGATGTTGAATACGCATTTGAAACACACGATCATGGAACTTCAAGGGTTTTTGAAGTGGAACCAAATCGTTGTCCTGGTTTCACATTCAGGAAATCGATATTGATAGGAAGAACTTATCTAGGTCCCAAGGAGATCCATGCCTTTATGGAGAAATTAGCTGAAGGGTACTGTGGAAACACTTACCATCTTATCATGAAAAACTGCAACCATTTCTGCAATGATGGATTGATAGGAAAACCATTCTTAGGTAGGTTAACAGACTCGCCCGACTTACTAGGATTGATGTGTATGTTACTTTATTTTgacatgtatattattttattatcaactCTGCTACCTATAATGGGCGGTGGGAAACCGCGGATAATCTGCAGATGTGTCtgttaatacattaataaaaaataaaaaaaaatcagcgaAGAcacaaaaaatcagaaaaaaaatgttgagccTCCAAGCTTCAAGAAAGCTCTTTTCTGGgttaaagaaaaggaaagctTTTTCAccgaagttttatttttcaccAACACTCTATTATGTTTGTGGTCGAGGAAAGCTTTTTTaccaaagttttatttttcaccAACGGATCCAATTTAGTAGAGTTTTTCATTAcccagaaagaagaaaacaaaaacaagaagaagaagataaaatgcCAACTCCAAAATACTTTTCTTCTAGTTTCTCGACAGCCAAACAAGACgtgcaaaaaataaatgtaaaacaaGTAGGAAAAATAAAGAGGTAGATAGCTGGAATAGAATGAGAACAACGTTTTGAAgtttttcaattcattattatccACATGTACGACCTCCATGAGCTGAGGGAATTTCGTCACTTTCAATCACCGCGCACAAGAAAGAATAGAGAAGACCCACCGAATTAGTGATCCTATATATGGGTgcgatgagttttttttttttttatctttcaagatgacttttttttttcgaaaacaATAGAAAAGAAATTCACTTTCACAAAGCTCACAGAAAGTTCTGTGTGAGATAAGAATCTTATCGTTTTCTCAACATTTATGTACAGAACTGAAGGAGCAGTTGAAAAGACAGAAAATGTAGTTTAATTTGGCCACTTGGGACGCGGTGTCCCAACGGTTTCTTGGGGCCGGTTGTAAAtagactttttcttttattattaggttattttttctcaatttcttattacatgtttttacaagaaatttctatttttaagaatatttttcatgtttttgcaaTTAGGcacacgtgcattgcacgtgtttgcccttactagtatataataatacGCTGAGAAttaatcaattttaaatttaaatttaaattcaaaatttaaattttttcaaaaaattaatagaataaatcttatatataaatttataattacatgTATCACTCCTCTTATTTTTAACCAAAGCTAGTTGTATTAACTAGTCACGAAATAAGTTCAATATCTAGAATCTGACTGGGCGGTGAAGCTGGAGGTCCTTTCTTTTTAGAAGGTTAAGGTGGTTGTCCTTTATTTCTTTGAGAATGGTAAGGAGGTCGTTtaggttttgaaatttattcTCAGTTCAAAGACAAAATCATGGAAGTGAAACATGACAGAGGAACTAAAACTCTTGTGGGAAGGTCTTAAGTTAACAGAGAAAGAACAAGAAGACGTTAACTTCACAAAGAAATAGACAAAAAGAGTAGACTTGCGTGGACATAATTGTCTAATTATGCTagttttgatgaaaaaaaaacattaagaaTGAAGTTTTCAAAGTAACTATGATCAAAATATAGAACCCAAAGGGATGGATAAGCTTTAAAAAGGTAGGGCATAACAAATTTTTAgtggaattttaaaaagttatggATATAGAAAGGGTGCTTAATGGAAAACCTTGGTCTTTTGATAAAAATCTTATATGTATTCAAGAATTCGACAGCAATACTCCCCctaatgaaatgaattttagtCATGAACATTTCTAGATACAACTACATGGTATGCCTTTAACTGCAATGACCTTTGATGGGGGGACGAATTGGAACCACGGTAGGGGAGGTTATGACAATGGATGTAGATGTGGAAGGAGTTGGCTGTGATAAATACCTCAGGGTTAGAGTCAGTTTGGATATCCCAAAACCTCTTCCACGAGGCAAGATGATTAGAACTGAGGGAAAACAAAGGTGGATAGAgtttaaatatgaaagattacttttgttttgttttcagtgTGGGGCTATCAAACATGTTGAAAGAATCTGTGCTTTGGAAAAAACTAGAAGAAATACTACATGAATGGGTACAACTTAATATGGGCAATGGTTGAGGGCTTCTCTTATCACAACCAATGGCTCGGGTGAAAAAAGATTTGGAGCTCATGGTAGATAGCATGCTAATTTACTGCCACAACCTAGGAA carries:
- the LOC109011873 gene encoding cystathionine gamma-synthase 1, chloroplastic-like encodes the protein MAVSTCPRVFSFESCSEPDFSGAPNIGGDRKRSHGRFAGGLKPARGTASFHGSLSSLIFRFPPNFVRQLSTKARRNCSNIGVAHIVAASWSNNPASSSAAAAAASAASPSATEPIPPSVDAAAVDGVALIEKEVDRSVIGGLNLELEGFPKSKPSVFSFDGSLTIHAGERSGRGIVTDGITTPVVNTSAYFFDNTAQLIDFKEKRRASFEYGRYGNPTTVVSEEKISALEGAESTLIMASGMCASTVLLMALVPAGGHLVTTTDCYRKTRIFIETVLPRMGITATVIDPADVGALESALNKNKVSLFFTESPTNPFLRCVDIKLVSELCHGRGALVCIDGTFATPLNQKALALGADLVLHSATKYLGGHNDVLAGCISGSMKLVSEVCNLHHILGGALNPNAAYLIIRGMKTLHLRVQQQNSTALGMAKILEAHPKVKRVYYPGLPSHPEHDLAKQQMTGFGGVVSFEVDGDLQTTIKFVDSLKIPYIAPSFGGCESIVDQPAIMSYWDLPQSERLKYGIKDNLVRYSFGVEDFEDLKADILQALENI